GCCTGCGCCTGGTGGACGCGAAGGACCCCAAGGCGCCGCTGTCCGAGCGCTGCACCTACGGGCTGGTGTGGCCCGGCTCCGTGCGGCGCTCCGCCCAGGGCTCGGCGGTGGCTGTGGCGGTGCAGATGCTGGAGGGCTGGACCGAGCTCTGGGTCTTCCACCAGGAGGGCGGCGCGTGGGTGCTGGATGCGCTGGCTCCCGCCGCGACCGAGCCCGTCCTGGGCTACGTGGAGCTCGCGGGCTTCTCCCCGGACGGCTCGCGCGTGCTGGTGGCTCGCGAGGCCCTGGTGGAAGGCAAGGTGAAGTCCTCCTTCCAGGTGCTCAAGCGCGAGACCCTGCTGCCGGAGAAGAGCGCCGAGAGCCCGGACGCCCTGGGCTCCTTCCAGCGGTGGAGCTCCTCCGACTGGCGGGGCCGGACCGTGGCCGTGCGCTGAGGCATGACGCGGCGCGTCGCCTGGGTCTGGTTGCTCCGCCTTTTCTTGGGAAATGATAGGGTGGCGCCCGAACTTTGCAGGAACACTTCATGCGCCCCCCCGCTCCCTGGAAGAACCGAGGTTTCACGCTCATCGAGCTGATGATCGTCGTGGCGATCATCGGCATCCTCGCCGCCGTCGCCATCCCGAACTTCCTCAAGTTCCAGGCGCGCTCCAAGCAGGGCGAGGCCAAGGCCAACCTGAGGTCCTGGTTCGTCAGCCAGCGCGCCTACCTCCAGGAGAAGGGCGTCTACGCGGAGTCCCTCAAGACGATCGGCTTCTCGCCGGAGCGGGGCAACCGCTACGCCTACTACTTCGCCGACACCCAGTCGTGCGAGGAGCGCAAGGGGGACGGTTCCATCGCCTCGCCCGACTTCCCCAACTGCGTCACGGTGGACCAGGGAAGGTTCGGCGGCGTTCCCCCGACGCCGACTCCCGCGGCGGTCAGCTTCACCTGGACGGGCATGGGGGATGATCCGAAGGCCCCGGGCCTGTCGGGGACCTGCCCGGGTTGCAACATCGATGGCTTCGCGGTGGGCAATATCGACAACGAGTCGAGCGGACTGGACACCTGGTACATCTCCACCAAGGACGCGAAGGTGAGCGCGCCTCCTTGCGGCAACGATGAGCTCGTGGCCGTCTCGGGCGTGCCCTACAACGCCTTCAACGACACCGACTGCGATTAGGGGATGAGCGGGCCCAGGCCCGCCCCCCGCCTAGCGCTCCGCCGCCTCCTGGTGGTGCTGGACCACGACGCGCTCGGCCTGCTTGCCCACCAGCTCGGCGTAGTGGTCGTGCCGCGATACGAAGCCGCCCAGGCCGGAGGTGGCCGAGCGCAGCTCGACGATGAAGCCCTGCATCTCCGCCTGGGGCACGTAGGCGGTGAGCACCTCCCAGCCTGGGATGTCCGGGTGGGTGTCGAAGCCCAATATCTGTCCCCGGTGGCCGGTGACGAGCCGTTGCGCACGCGGGATGGCCTCGTGCGGCACGTGGATGTCCACCTGGAGGATGGGCTCGAGCAGCACCGGCTCCAGCTTGGGCAGTATCTCCACCATGGCCAGGCGCCCGGTGGTGCGGAAGGCCTGGTCCGAGCTGTCCACCGAGTGGTACGTGCCGCCGGTGAGGGTGACGGCCACGTCCACCACGGGGAAGCCGAGCGGCCCGCGTCTCAAGCCGTCCTTCACGCCTTCCTCCACCGCGGGGATGTACTGCTTGGGCACCGCTCCGCCCACGACGGCCGAGGTGAAGCGGAAGCCCTGGCCTCGAGGCAGGGGCTCCACGTCGACCACCACGTCACCGAACTGACCGTGCCCGCCGGACTGGCGCTTGAACCGCGCATGGTGCGAGCCCTTGCGGCGGAGCGTCTCCCGGTAGGGGATGGGCAGCGGGCGCGTCACCACGGGGACGCGCATGCGCGCGCGCAGGTGCTCGAGGGCCTCGCGCAGGTGCAGCTCGCCCTGTCCGCCGAGCAGCAGCATCTGCGAGTCCGCCTCCTGGTCCACCGACAGGGAGGGGTCCTCCTCCACCAGCCGGGCCAGGGCGCTCGTCAGCTTCACGTCATCGGTGCGCTTCTCGGCGACGATGGCGACCTGGTGCACCGGAGGCGGAGGCAGGGGCCAGTCCTTGGGGGGATGCGCGCGCGCGGGGTCGGCCAGGTCGCCCGTGCGCATCGCATCCACGCGCCCGACGGACACCACCTCGCCCGCGCGAGCCGTGCCCGCGGCGCTCTGCTTCGTCCCGTGCACCCGCTGCACGCCGCCCACGCGTCCGTTGGCCAGCGTGCCTCCGTCCTGCACCTCACCGCGCCAGACACGCACCATCGACAGCTTGCCCACGTGCGGCAAGTGCTGCGTCTTGAAGGACTGCACCAGCACGGGCGCGTCTCCAGGGAGGCCCAGGCGCTCGCGCGTCTCCTCCACCGTGGGGACCTCGTGCCGCACGCCCTTGAGGAGCCGCTCCAATCCCAGGCCCCGCTCCGCCGAGCCGAGGAACACGGGCACCAGCCTGTCCTCGCGCAGGGCTCGTTCCAGCTGGCCGTAGAGTGCCTCCGGCGGAGGCACCACGTCCTCCAGGAGCTGTTCGAGCAGCTTGTCGTCCAGATCCGCGAGCCGCTCGATGAGCTCGCGCCGCGCTGTCTCCTCGCGTGGGCGGTCCCCGTCGGGCAGGGAGATGAGCGCGGGCTTTCCTTCCTTGCCCTCGCCCCAGGCGCGCTCGCTCACCAGGTCCACCACGCCCATCAGGTGCCCGCCCTGGCGCAGCGGTATCTCGCGCAGCACCAGGGGCCGCGAGGAGACGCCCTGCAATGTCTCCAGCACCTCGCGCACGGACGCGCTTCCTTCCTCGAGCACGTTGAGGAAGAGCAGGTGGGGGATGCGGTGCGCGTCCAGGAAGGAGAAGAGGGGCGCCATTGCCGCCGCGCGCTCGGGCGAGGCGTCACACACCACCAGGGCCGCGTCGCTCACCATGAGGGCGTGACGTGCCTCCTGGGTGAACTCCGAGGCTCCCGGAGTGTCGATGAATGTCCATTGCTCACCGAGGAACCCGGTGTGAGCCACGGACAACTCGATGGTCATGCTCCGTCCGGTGGCCGCACCGGCTCCTCCCGAAGCACGTACTTCCTCCGCCCCCGTGGATCGCAACAGCGATTCGAACAGGGTGGTTTTGCCCACACCCTGGGGTCCCACGAGGGTGACGACTCTCGGCGACGCGGGATGTTTCATCACCTCGCCCTCCTGCAGGCAGGCCTACGCTCCCAGGAAGGTGGGTCTCCCCGCGATGCACGGGAAGCGTGATGACCAGGAGGATCGAGGGCCTTCCTCCATGCTCGCCCTCGACGTTCAGCGTGAGACGGGAGCCTCGTCCTCGAGGGTCGCGCCAGTGACGTGGCACCGGATGCGGGCTCGCGGCCACCAGGGTCATCGGCGGCGCGTCAGGGGGTGCTTGCCTGCCTTGGGGGGAATCAGAACGCTGGCGAGCACGAGGTCGATCAGGGATTCCAGGCGCGCCTCGTCCGAGCTGCCCCGGTGGAGCAACTCGAAGTTGAGGACGGCGCCGAAGAGCACACCATGGATGAGGCGGGGATCGGCGTCTGGCCACAACTCCCCGCGCTCGATGGCACGCTCGTAGATGTGCATCACCTCGGCATCCTTCTCGTCTCGGAGCTCGAGCACGAGCTCTCCGACGGGATCCCCCGGCCTCGCATCGAACAGCAGCCGGAAGAACGCGCGGCGTGAGGGCTCGCGGGCATTTGCGCGCAGCGAGTGGAGCTGCACGAGGAGATCGCCCCGGAGCGTTCCGGTATCTGGCCGGGACGGTGTTTCGTCCGCGACACGCCGCACCGCGGCCCGGATGAGCTCCAGCTTCGTGGGCCAGTGCCTGTAGAGCGTGACCTTGTTCACGCCCGCTCGCGCGGCGACCTGCTCGAAGGCGAGCTTCTCGTGGCCC
This is a stretch of genomic DNA from Archangium violaceum. It encodes these proteins:
- a CDS encoding prepilin-type N-terminal cleavage/methylation domain-containing protein; the encoded protein is MRPPAPWKNRGFTLIELMIVVAIIGILAAVAIPNFLKFQARSKQGEAKANLRSWFVSQRAYLQEKGVYAESLKTIGFSPERGNRYAYYFADTQSCEERKGDGSIASPDFPNCVTVDQGRFGGVPPTPTPAAVSFTWTGMGDDPKAPGLSGTCPGCNIDGFAVGNIDNESSGLDTWYISTKDAKVSAPPCGNDELVAVSGVPYNAFNDTDCD
- a CDS encoding elongation factor G — encoded protein: MKHPASPRVVTLVGPQGVGKTTLFESLLRSTGAEEVRASGGAGAATGRSMTIELSVAHTGFLGEQWTFIDTPGASEFTQEARHALMVSDAALVVCDASPERAAAMAPLFSFLDAHRIPHLLFLNVLEEGSASVREVLETLQGVSSRPLVLREIPLRQGGHLMGVVDLVSERAWGEGKEGKPALISLPDGDRPREETARRELIERLADLDDKLLEQLLEDVVPPPEALYGQLERALREDRLVPVFLGSAERGLGLERLLKGVRHEVPTVEETRERLGLPGDAPVLVQSFKTQHLPHVGKLSMVRVWRGEVQDGGTLANGRVGGVQRVHGTKQSAAGTARAGEVVSVGRVDAMRTGDLADPARAHPPKDWPLPPPPVHQVAIVAEKRTDDVKLTSALARLVEEDPSLSVDQEADSQMLLLGGQGELHLREALEHLRARMRVPVVTRPLPIPYRETLRRKGSHHARFKRQSGGHGQFGDVVVDVEPLPRGQGFRFTSAVVGGAVPKQYIPAVEEGVKDGLRRGPLGFPVVDVAVTLTGGTYHSVDSSDQAFRTTGRLAMVEILPKLEPVLLEPILQVDIHVPHEAIPRAQRLVTGHRGQILGFDTHPDIPGWEVLTAYVPQAEMQGFIVELRSATSGLGGFVSRHDHYAELVGKQAERVVVQHHQEAAER
- a CDS encoding TetR/AcrR family transcriptional regulator; the encoded protein is MRRRSTGESTRPPRPKQLRGENLTEKVLEVVLSELDRVGHEKLAFEQVAARAGVNKVTLYRHWPTKLELIRAAVRRVADETPSRPDTGTLRGDLLVQLHSLRANAREPSRRAFFRLLFDARPGDPVGELVLELRDEKDAEVMHIYERAIERGELWPDADPRLIHGVLFGAVLNFELLHRGSSDEARLESLIDLVLASVLIPPKAGKHPLTRRR